Proteins encoded within one genomic window of Fusarium musae strain F31 chromosome 4, whole genome shotgun sequence:
- a CDS encoding hypothetical protein (EggNog:ENOG41~BUSCO:EOG092643NE) translates to MTDISDDQVDELLRKAEQRLKDGPASASAIVSSTTSNAVVAGDAATTKQLVKQQNSSSYSSSKKDGLTVRAPPQPQLGLKAKEKSTAGPEWFDLPKTNMTPEFKREWQVLRMRGILDPKHQKKNLRASAPEYSQVGEIIAGPTEFFSARLTRKERKNTLLEEVTRDLDSHKFTDKYAGIQKQKTSGKKAFYKNVVAQRRKRN, encoded by the exons ATGACAGACATCTCAGATGATCAGGTCGATGAGCTGCTGCGCAAGGCTGAGCAGCGTCTGAAAGATGGccctgcttctgcttctgctatCGTCTCTTCCACAACTTCAAATGCTGTAGTCGCTGGCGACGCCGCGACAACAAAACAACTGGTCAAGCAGCAAAACTCTTCCTcctacagcagcagcaagaaagATGGCCTGACTGTTCGAGCACCACCTCAACCGCAATTGGgactcaaggccaaggaaaaG TCTACCGCAGGCCCTGAGTGGTTCGATCTCCCCAAGACGAACATGACCCCCGAGTTCAAGCGAGAGTGGCAAGTCCTCCGAATGCGAGGCATCCTGGACCCCAAGCAtcagaagaagaacctcCGCGCGAGCGCCCCCGAATACTCCCAGGTCGGCGAGATCATCGCCGGACCGACCGAGTTCTTCAGCGCGAGACTAACACGcaaggagaggaagaacaCTCTCCTGGAGGAGGTCACGCGGGATCTTGATAGTCACAAGTTCACCGACAAGTACGCTGGCATCCAGAAGCAAAAGACCAGCGGAAAGAAGGCATTCTACAAGAACGTTGTAGCGCAACGTCGTAAACGTAATTAA